The segment TTCCAGATGGATATGTAGCTCAAGGAAAACTTGCTCAAGCTTTAATGTACGGAGCAGAAATCATATCTATACAAGGTAATTTTGATAAAGCTTTAGAAATTGTCAGGAAGTTGTCTTCCGAATATCCGATTAATCTTGTAAATTCTGTAAATCCTTACCGAATACAAGGTCAAAAGACTGCAGCATTTGAAATAGTAGATGACTTAGGTATTGCTCCTGATTGGCTATGTATACCAATGGGTAATGCGGGTAATATAACCGCTTATTGGTTGGGTTTTAAAGAATATGCAAAAATTAAGAAAAATTTAAAATTGCCATTAATGATGGGATTTCAATCTGAAGGATCTGCACCTTTAGTGAAAAATATTATAGTTCAAGATCCTGAAACAATCGCGACAGCTATTCGAATTGGAAATCCTGTAAATAGAGATAAAGCAAAAATCGTTAAAAAAGAAAGTAAAGGAGATTTTCAATCTGTAACTGACGAAGAGATTATTGTAGCTTATAAAATGCTTGCAAAAGAAGGTATTTTCTGTGAACCAGCAAGCGCAGCTTCAGTGGCGGGACTTATTAAAAATAAAAACAGAATAAAAAAAGAATCAACAATAGTTTGTGTATTAACAGGAAATGGATTAAAAGATCCGGATTGTGCGATTAAAAATAACGATGCTATATTTCAGAAAAATATTGAACCTTCGTTAAAAAACATAACAAAAATTTTGGGATACTAACTAAACCAAAAATAAAAGTGACTGTGGAAATAATTAAAT is part of the Prochlorococcus marinus subsp. pastoris str. CCMP1986 genome and harbors:
- the thrC gene encoding threonine synthase, giving the protein MSILNKIKNKFSFNYRKKRWPGLINAYKQYLPVSSKTPIISLNEGNTPLILSKSISDLIGNDTKVYLKYDGLNPTGSFKDRGMTMAISKAKEEGREAVICASTGNTSAAAAAYASRGGLKSYVLIPDGYVAQGKLAQALMYGAEIISIQGNFDKALEIVRKLSSEYPINLVNSVNPYRIQGQKTAAFEIVDDLGIAPDWLCIPMGNAGNITAYWLGFKEYAKIKKNLKLPLMMGFQSEGSAPLVKNIIVQDPETIATAIRIGNPVNRDKAKIVKKESKGDFQSVTDEEIIVAYKMLAKEGIFCEPASAASVAGLIKNKNRIKKESTIVCVLTGNGLKDPDCAIKNNDAIFQKNIEPSLKNITKILGY